A genomic stretch from Cloacibacterium caeni includes:
- a CDS encoding DUF2892 domain-containing protein, producing MNKYIKFLIAGLMIAAGVYLMMNRQIGWGIVVVFFSLSPILLFFKNEYILLAFWQMRKQNFVKAAHWLTYIKNYQSQLHKSQYGYFHYLQGLTLAQEHPAKVEPLMKKALEYGLNMKHDRAMATLNIAAAALSKGRKAEAQKLLEEAKRLDDQGMMADQIKMMKDQLKMPSMQKHMHNPQMRHRGKFF from the coding sequence ATGAATAAGTACATAAAATTTTTAATTGCTGGCTTAATGATTGCTGCGGGAGTTTACCTGATGATGAACCGTCAAATAGGATGGGGAATTGTAGTCGTATTCTTTTCGCTGAGTCCTATTTTATTATTTTTCAAAAATGAATACATCTTATTGGCTTTTTGGCAAATGAGAAAACAGAATTTTGTAAAAGCTGCACATTGGTTAACTTACATTAAAAACTACCAATCTCAGTTACACAAATCTCAATATGGTTATTTCCATTATTTACAAGGTCTAACTCTAGCGCAAGAACATCCCGCAAAAGTAGAACCATTGATGAAAAAAGCTTTAGAATATGGTTTAAATATGAAGCACGATAGAGCAATGGCTACGTTAAATATAGCTGCAGCAGCACTTTCTAAAGGAAGAAAAGCAGAAGCTCAAAAATTATTAGAAGAAGCTAAAAGATTAGACGATCAAGGAATGATGGCGGATCAAATAAAAATGATGAAAGACCAATTGAAAATGCCTTCTATGCAGAAACATATGCATAATCCACAAATGAGACACAGAGGAAAATTCTTCTAA
- a CDS encoding dihydrofolate reductase: MITIVVAMGKNREIGVDNQLLWHLPKDLKHFKELTSGHPIIMGRKTYESIGKPLPNRTNIVISRKNDWFEEGILIVGSIKEALKFAKKIDENVFVIGGGTIYEQTIDLADQLEITLVDATLNADTYFPKIDEKIWQKTQETCHEKDEKNQYDFCFQTFTKKTSV; encoded by the coding sequence ATGATTACAATAGTAGTAGCAATGGGAAAAAACAGAGAAATTGGTGTTGATAACCAGTTGCTTTGGCATTTACCTAAAGATTTAAAACATTTTAAAGAACTTACGAGTGGTCACCCAATTATTATGGGCAGAAAAACATACGAAAGTATTGGTAAACCGCTTCCTAATCGTACAAATATTGTGATTAGTAGAAAAAATGATTGGTTCGAAGAAGGGATTCTTATCGTAGGAAGTATTAAAGAAGCATTGAAATTTGCCAAAAAAATAGACGAAAATGTTTTTGTGATTGGTGGAGGTACTATTTATGAACAAACGATAGATTTGGCAGACCAATTAGAGATTACTTTGGTAGATGCTACGCTAAATGCGGATACTTATTTTCCAAAAATAGACGAGAAAATTTGGCAGAAAACCCAAGAAACTTGCCATGAAAAAGACGAAAAGAATCAATATGATTTTTGTTTTCAAACTTTTACAAAAAAGACTAGCGTTTAA
- a CDS encoding LemA family protein, with product MNNKGCFGIGTIGLVLIGVIALVIFWGIGIRNGFVGSEQNVNEKWANVETVYQKRANLIPNLERTVKSYAKFEQETLTKVIEARSKATQVTIDPTNMTEADLAKFQAAQGELSGALSRLMAVVEQYPNLKADQQFIDFQREYTAIENSIRAETVNYNAAVKEYNTSIKVFPNNIIANFSNFKEKPLFKADAGAEKAPEVFTE from the coding sequence ATGAACAACAAAGGATGTTTTGGCATTGGAACAATAGGTTTGGTGCTGATTGGCGTAATTGCATTGGTAATATTTTGGGGAATTGGCATTAGAAATGGTTTTGTAGGAAGCGAACAAAACGTAAACGAAAAATGGGCCAATGTAGAAACCGTTTACCAAAAAAGAGCAAACCTTATCCCTAATTTAGAAAGAACCGTAAAATCTTATGCTAAATTCGAGCAAGAAACTTTAACCAAAGTAATCGAAGCACGTTCTAAAGCAACTCAAGTTACGATAGACCCAACTAATATGACTGAAGCAGATTTGGCAAAATTCCAAGCTGCACAAGGTGAATTATCTGGTGCTTTGAGCAGATTAATGGCAGTGGTAGAACAATATCCTAATCTAAAAGCTGACCAACAATTTATCGATTTCCAAAGAGAATATACTGCGATTGAAAACAGCATAAGAGCAGAAACCGTAAACTATAACGCTGCGGTGAAAGAATACAATACTTCTATTAAAGTTTTCCCGAATAATATCATCGCAAATTTCTCTAATTTCAAAGAAAAACCTTTATTTAAAGCAGATGCAGGTGCTGAAAAAGCTCCTGAAGTTTTCACTGAATAA
- a CDS encoding TPM domain-containing protein yields the protein MSNFLNNIQMASLVEAIQQAEDHSTGEIRVHIDQNSDDNNAKIAFDVFKSLGMDKTKERNAVLFHVNFEQKYLTIIGDKGIHEKVHQKFWNDLHDKITSAFSQGQYFEGLRDAILETGLELKKFFPIDGENHNELPNEITFS from the coding sequence ATGAGTAATTTTTTAAACAATATTCAAATGGCTTCCCTAGTGGAAGCCATTCAACAAGCGGAAGACCATTCTACCGGAGAAATTCGTGTGCATATAGACCAAAACTCAGATGACAATAATGCCAAAATTGCTTTTGACGTTTTTAAATCTCTGGGAATGGACAAAACCAAAGAAAGAAATGCCGTACTTTTTCATGTGAATTTTGAACAAAAATACTTAACCATTATTGGCGATAAAGGCATTCATGAAAAAGTGCATCAAAAATTTTGGAATGATTTGCATGACAAAATAACCTCAGCTTTCTCTCAAGGTCAATATTTCGAAGGTTTGCGAGATGCTATTTTAGAAACCGGATTAGAATTAAAAAAATTCTTCCCCATTGACGGAGAAAATCACAATGAATTACCTAATGAAATTACCTTCTCTTAA